A genome region from Plasmodium vivax chromosome 11, whole genome shotgun sequence includes the following:
- a CDS encoding hypothetical protein, conserved (encoded by transcript PVX_114610A), producing MNYFVVSICFFLWCVVQNNFVLNEKIIPISPANRSKLKKMIDRDEDFKINIHAPVEDTQEVLESLDSLMRVEEMQRKVDEEEFMSDKQRLLKVHKKRIQDIVASAFEPLHAFLPNPLQHLIIKDVHSYLKDQE from the exons ATGAACTATTTTGTTGtgtccatttgttttttcctttggtGTGTTGTTCagaataattttgttctaaatgaaaaaattattcccaTAAGTCCT GCTAACCGttcaaagttaaaaaaaatgatagacCGTGATGAGgactttaaaataaatatacat GCCCCCGTGGAGGATACACAGGAAGTGTTGGAATCTTTGGATTCCCTGATGAGGGTGGAAGAAATGCAAAGAAAAGTCGACGAAGAAGAGTTCATGAGCGACAAGCAGAGGCTGTTGAAGGTTCATAAAAAGAGAATTCA GGATATTGTTGCCTCGGCGTTCGAGCCTCTCCACGCGTTCCTACCCAACCCGCTGCAGCACCTGATTATTAAAG ATGTCCACTCGTACTTAAAGGACCAGGAATGA